The Polyangiaceae bacterium genome includes a region encoding these proteins:
- a CDS encoding beta-lactamase family protein, which produces MQHAPFPARGSYADGFEPVARTFAEALARGAEIGAALSVYQRGVQVVDLWGGLADTTTGRAWERDTRIVVFSVTKGLAAMGMHLLADRGVFDWDEPVATYWPELGQRGKHAISVRTLLNHRAGLPYLDVPLSLRDCIDPARAGHVLGALERQAPAWRPGEEQGYHALTYGLYLSELFARLAGEPLGPFLERELFQVVGSDARLGTPASEDSRQATLYVPSTRERLLELARDALLAGSSPEMRIMRDAFSRKSLVRRAFTNPSPGPRGLQAYADVEVRRAALAWASATASADGIARAYLPFASDGRFGDAQLFSRGSLAPVYRRQSWSPRDLLLKKPLGWSQGFLKEERQTFSPNPESFGHAGMGGALGWCDPTAELCIGYVMNRMDGRVRSPRALALCRSLYECEPLCGS; this is translated from the coding sequence GCGGGGCGCGGAGATCGGCGCCGCGCTCAGCGTGTACCAGCGCGGCGTGCAGGTGGTCGATCTCTGGGGCGGGCTCGCCGACACGACCACGGGCCGCGCGTGGGAGCGCGACACCCGCATCGTCGTCTTCTCGGTGACCAAGGGGCTCGCAGCGATGGGCATGCACCTCCTGGCGGACCGCGGGGTCTTCGACTGGGACGAGCCCGTCGCGACGTACTGGCCCGAGCTCGGCCAGCGGGGCAAGCACGCGATCAGCGTGCGCACCCTGCTCAACCATCGCGCCGGGCTGCCCTACCTGGACGTGCCGCTGTCGCTCCGGGACTGCATCGATCCCGCGCGCGCCGGCCACGTGCTCGGCGCGCTCGAGCGGCAGGCCCCCGCGTGGCGACCGGGCGAGGAGCAGGGCTACCACGCGCTCACCTACGGCCTCTACCTGAGCGAGCTGTTCGCGCGGCTCGCCGGCGAGCCCCTCGGACCATTCCTCGAGCGCGAGCTGTTCCAGGTCGTGGGCTCGGACGCGCGGCTCGGCACGCCGGCCTCGGAGGACTCGCGCCAGGCCACGCTCTACGTGCCGAGCACGCGGGAGCGGCTACTCGAGCTCGCACGCGACGCGCTTCTCGCCGGGAGTTCGCCCGAGATGCGCATCATGCGCGACGCCTTCTCGCGAAAGTCGCTGGTGCGCCGCGCGTTCACGAACCCGTCGCCGGGACCGCGCGGGTTGCAGGCCTACGCCGACGTCGAGGTCCGCCGCGCTGCGCTCGCCTGGGCCTCGGCGACCGCCAGCGCCGACGGCATCGCGCGCGCCTACCTGCCCTTCGCCTCCGACGGCCGTTTCGGGGACGCGCAGCTCTTCTCCCGAGGCTCGCTCGCGCCCGTGTACCGGCGACAAAGCTGGTCGCCTCGCGATCTGTTGCTGAAGAAGCCCCTCGGTTGGTCCCAGGGCTTCCTCAAGGAAGAACGCCAGACCTTCAGCCCGAATCCAGAGTCGTTCGGTCACGCCGGCATGGGCGGCGCCCTCGGCTGGTGCGACCCGACCGCCGAGCTCTGCATCGGCTACGTCATGAACCGCATGGACGGGCGCGTCCGCTCGCCCCGCGCCCTGGCGCTGTGCCGCAGCCTGTACGAGTGCGAGCCGCTGTGTGGGTCGTGA